A part of Prevotella melaninogenica genomic DNA contains:
- a CDS encoding DUF4230 domain-containing protein: MLVTQVQQCSRLYTTEYHIHKIVTHDDKMKLSGSFLKQDFSINLPLGDRRIAIPMDATLKAYIDLSSFSNKNIQRNGKELIVTLPDPKIVLTSTKIDHKEVKQFVALTRHNFTDAELTSYEAQGRKQIIASIPQMGIIEQAQESAARQLVPIFTAMGYKESDITISFRKKFTISDLGQVVEIMKKD, encoded by the coding sequence ATGCTGGTGACACAAGTACAACAATGCTCACGACTTTACACGACAGAATATCATATTCATAAGATTGTCACTCACGATGACAAAATGAAACTTTCTGGTTCATTCTTGAAGCAAGATTTCAGCATAAACTTGCCATTAGGTGACCGTCGTATTGCAATTCCTATGGATGCAACCTTAAAGGCATACATTGATTTATCCAGCTTTAGTAATAAAAATATTCAACGTAATGGGAAAGAACTTATCGTTACCCTACCCGATCCTAAAATTGTTCTCACATCAACAAAAATAGACCATAAGGAGGTGAAGCAGTTTGTGGCACTTACACGCCATAATTTTACTGATGCTGAGCTTACAAGCTATGAGGCACAAGGTAGAAAACAGATAATCGCTTCTATCCCGCAGATGGGCATCATCGAACAGGCACAGGAAAGTGCTGCTCGACAGCTTGTCCCTATCTTTACTGCTATGGGTTACAAAGAGTCTGATATAACTATATCATTCCGCAAGAAGTTTACTATTAGTGATTTGGGACAGGTTGTTGAAATAATGAAAAAAGATTAG